The Hydrogenophaga crocea genome contains a region encoding:
- a CDS encoding AAA family ATPase, with protein MFKEFIYAIEYQASLRTAQLTAILQFFWLLKMLVSIVFEGGPQLDHRAVNGEFMIPMLIVIIGTIALFWRVLGRWVLGSWSNNESFWMEHSAFRHALWGAGVMAILWLVYERFDATMMYLTGYVLYLTILTLLARAGPLTNGICRQARTRAGARAQRREDGPPSVARAVMPKISFKDIHGNADTKARLKEAAQAVIAKRGGARTERNGILLSGKPGNGKTMFVEALAGELKLPLLQLTYGDVASPWVGEKTARINAAFAQARRQQPCVLFIDEADSFLSSRDGEAGNGVKEDRDVVNALLTLMVDIRKERVILVAATNHMDRLDAAGVREGRFDFKVEITPPDAEARVGLLKLGLETHLPKASVDPVVIESVARRWNGYSAKRILAVTEELGPYLHRAGRVTPGYEDFMGALRALQGRKGVLLENVKTLDELVLSPVTRESLGLIAGRMADPQHTEAHGGTLPAGVLFYGPPGTGKTATAKALAKSIDWAFLTATGADLARTPAELQKLHDQANELRPCVIFVDEADELLRSRDLSPHTEGTNKLLTLMDGVGDRVKDVVWIAATNNPEQIDPALLRGGRFTEKVPFDRPSAKSLSLYLETWFASRKVRLAGGLTVAAVAQTLKGESIANAEAVAQGALNRAISRRSTPLVVTSADIEHAVVTVL; from the coding sequence ATGTTCAAAGAGTTCATCTACGCGATCGAATACCAGGCGTCGCTGCGCACGGCCCAGCTGACCGCCATTCTTCAATTCTTCTGGCTGCTGAAGATGCTGGTTTCCATCGTCTTCGAAGGAGGCCCCCAGCTCGATCACCGCGCGGTCAACGGAGAGTTCATGATTCCGATGCTCATCGTGATCATCGGCACCATTGCATTGTTCTGGCGTGTGCTGGGTCGTTGGGTGCTGGGCAGTTGGAGCAACAACGAGTCGTTCTGGATGGAGCACAGCGCCTTCAGGCACGCCCTCTGGGGCGCGGGCGTGATGGCAATCCTCTGGCTTGTCTACGAACGCTTCGACGCGACCATGATGTACCTGACTGGGTATGTGCTGTACCTCACGATTCTCACCTTGCTCGCGCGAGCCGGGCCGCTGACCAACGGCATATGTCGCCAAGCCCGAACTCGTGCCGGTGCACGGGCGCAGCGGCGTGAGGACGGTCCGCCGAGCGTGGCCAGAGCGGTCATGCCGAAAATCAGCTTCAAGGACATTCATGGCAACGCTGACACGAAGGCTCGGCTGAAGGAGGCCGCGCAAGCGGTGATTGCAAAGCGGGGAGGGGCGCGCACCGAGCGAAACGGCATCCTGTTGTCCGGCAAACCTGGCAACGGCAAAACCATGTTCGTGGAAGCGCTGGCCGGCGAGCTCAAGCTGCCCCTGCTGCAACTGACCTACGGCGATGTGGCAAGCCCCTGGGTGGGCGAGAAGACTGCCCGCATCAACGCGGCCTTCGCCCAGGCGCGCCGTCAACAGCCATGCGTGCTTTTCATCGACGAGGCAGACAGCTTCCTGAGTTCGCGCGACGGTGAGGCTGGCAACGGCGTCAAGGAAGACCGCGACGTGGTCAACGCGCTGCTCACCCTGATGGTGGACATTCGCAAGGAGCGGGTCATCCTGGTGGCCGCCACCAATCACATGGATCGCCTTGATGCGGCTGGCGTCCGCGAAGGCCGGTTCGACTTCAAGGTGGAGATCACGCCGCCCGATGCCGAGGCGCGGGTAGGTCTGCTCAAGCTCGGCCTCGAAACCCATCTGCCGAAAGCCAGCGTGGATCCGGTGGTGATCGAATCGGTTGCCCGCCGTTGGAACGGCTATTCGGCCAAGCGCATCCTGGCCGTCACCGAGGAGCTCGGACCTTACCTGCATCGCGCGGGCCGGGTGACACCTGGCTACGAAGACTTCATGGGCGCACTCCGCGCGCTGCAAGGTCGAAAGGGCGTATTGCTGGAGAACGTCAAGACACTTGACGAGCTGGTACTGTCACCCGTCACCCGTGAATCGCTCGGTCTCATCGCCGGCCGTATGGCCGATCCGCAGCACACCGAGGCCCACGGCGGCACCCTGCCAGCCGGTGTGCTCTTCTATGGTCCGCCGGGAACCGGCAAGACGGCCACGGCCAAAGCCCTGGCCAAATCGATCGACTGGGCGTTCCTCACGGCCACGGGAGCTGACCTGGCGCGCACTCCCGCGGAGCTGCAAAAACTCCACGACCAGGCGAACGAACTGCGCCCCTGTGTCATCTTCGTGGACGAGGCCGACGAGTTGCTCAGGAGCCGTGACCTTTCGCCCCACACCGAGGGGACCAACAAGCTGCTCACCCTCATGGACGGGGTAGGGGACCGCGTGAAAGACGTCGTGTGGATCGCCGCGACGAACAACCCTGAGCAGATCGACCCGGCGCTGCTGCGTGGTGGACGGTTCACGGAGAAGGTGCCGTTTGACCGACCGAGCGCGAAGAGCCTGAGCCTCTACCTGGAAACCTGGTTCGCGAGCCGCAAGGTCCGCCTCGCAGGCGGCCTCACGGTCGCAGCGGTGGCCCAAACGCTGAAGGGCGAGAGCATCGCAAACGCGGAGGCGGTTGCGCAGGGAGCGCTCAACAGAGCGATTTCACGGCGAAGCACACCGCTGGTGGTCACTTCAGCCGACATCGAACATGCGGTAGTGACGGTGCTTTGA
- a CDS encoding EamA family transporter codes for MTANGARWKTVLALLTVYLVWGTTQYATLLAVQGLPPVFMTGARFATAGLIMLAFAGAPALLSLSARQAFNCVVAGTIMSFASFALAVLAIAQGVPTGLVACIIATMPLWLTLFAHGGGERTHAVGWVGVLVGISGAGLLLLDGNLHFVPLGTGMAFLSPMLWAAGSYWVRRSDMPPMALASAIQWLSGGLIGIAVGLIFEADEVWRLTTENQASAWWAWAYLLVFGTLLTYTAYLWLVRNVSAPLAGSNAFVNPVIAVGIGAAVAGERLDTVSFIAIPLVLLGLVLIVSRPRQPRSPKRN; via the coding sequence ATGACCGCCAACGGTGCAAGGTGGAAGACGGTTCTTGCCCTGTTGACCGTCTACCTGGTCTGGGGCACCACCCAATACGCGACCTTGCTCGCTGTTCAAGGCCTGCCACCGGTCTTCATGACCGGGGCACGCTTCGCCACAGCGGGCTTGATCATGCTGGCGTTTGCCGGCGCACCGGCGCTGCTTTCACTGAGCGCGCGGCAGGCGTTCAACTGTGTCGTTGCCGGGACCATCATGTCCTTCGCGAGCTTTGCACTGGCGGTGCTCGCCATCGCGCAAGGTGTGCCCACGGGCCTGGTGGCCTGCATCATCGCAACCATGCCGTTGTGGTTGACGCTCTTTGCCCATGGGGGTGGTGAGCGAACCCACGCCGTGGGCTGGGTGGGCGTTCTGGTCGGCATCTCGGGCGCGGGTCTTCTGCTTCTCGACGGGAACCTGCACTTCGTTCCCCTGGGTACTGGCATGGCCTTCCTGTCGCCCATGCTTTGGGCGGCCGGTTCCTACTGGGTGAGGCGGTCCGACATGCCACCGATGGCGCTTGCCTCAGCGATTCAGTGGCTGAGCGGCGGGCTCATCGGGATTGCCGTGGGACTCATTTTCGAAGCGGACGAGGTGTGGCGACTGACCACCGAGAACCAGGCGTCAGCATGGTGGGCCTGGGCCTACCTGCTCGTCTTCGGCACCCTACTCACCTACACCGCCTATCTCTGGCTGGTACGCAATGTGAGCGCGCCGCTGGCCGGGAGCAATGCCTTTGTCAATCCGGTCATCGCAGTGGGCATCGGCGCAGCCGTGGCAGGCGAACGGCTGGATACCGTCAGCTTCATCGCCATCCCGCTCGTTCTGCTGGGCCTGGTGCTCATCGTCTCAAGGCCGCGTCAGCCCCGGTCGCCAAAGCGGAACTGA
- a CDS encoding XRE family transcriptional regulator: MSDHLNVDALRRALQLKGMQQNELAAKLEVTDAAVSQWLSGTTEPKPATLLKMARAVGLTVAELLVTEEPAPLVAYRRKGQQKTTEFNEDEALDQAYALDALVDLLPPRTFRPPSVANASPTYRCAELAAAEQRSRLDTEPGQPVSWRSLMKWFTDWQSVVVPVFWGERENHGNALHIHLPRTNHTFVFINLDSERLDFKFWLAHEMAHVLTPDLVGSEDGEDFADLFAGALLFPRDVAAEAYREAVGANSAAIALNTMADWARKWEVSLFTVYSQCNRLAEDRKVPPLKIDSTAVHAARRRLDKTLPKVRDELFEGQTPNVHQYIDVAARQFGGEFFNALAQYVRTREGGPTYIRRCMHATLRDSLALYSALTKGAEH, translated from the coding sequence TTGTCCGACCACCTCAACGTCGATGCACTGCGTCGCGCCCTGCAACTGAAGGGCATGCAGCAGAACGAGTTGGCAGCGAAGCTCGAGGTCACGGACGCGGCGGTGAGTCAGTGGCTTTCCGGAACGACGGAGCCCAAGCCGGCGACCTTGCTGAAAATGGCTCGCGCCGTTGGGCTAACCGTCGCCGAACTTCTCGTCACGGAGGAGCCGGCCCCTCTGGTGGCATATCGACGCAAGGGCCAGCAGAAGACGACCGAGTTCAACGAAGACGAAGCGCTCGACCAAGCGTACGCGCTCGACGCTCTGGTGGATCTGCTCCCGCCTCGCACGTTCCGACCTCCAAGCGTCGCTAACGCGAGCCCCACGTACCGCTGTGCTGAATTGGCCGCAGCCGAGCAGAGGTCGCGGCTGGACACTGAACCCGGCCAGCCGGTGAGCTGGCGCTCGTTGATGAAGTGGTTCACCGACTGGCAGTCGGTCGTTGTCCCGGTGTTCTGGGGAGAGCGCGAGAACCACGGCAATGCCCTGCACATCCACCTGCCGCGGACGAATCACACCTTCGTCTTCATCAATCTCGACAGTGAACGGCTGGACTTCAAGTTCTGGCTGGCGCACGAGATGGCCCATGTCCTGACGCCAGACTTGGTGGGCTCGGAGGACGGTGAGGACTTTGCGGATCTGTTCGCCGGGGCACTGCTGTTCCCACGCGATGTCGCTGCCGAGGCCTACCGGGAAGCGGTGGGAGCCAATAGCGCTGCGATCGCGCTGAACACCATGGCTGACTGGGCGCGGAAGTGGGAGGTATCGCTCTTCACGGTGTACTCGCAGTGCAACCGTCTCGCGGAAGATCGGAAGGTGCCCCCGCTAAAGATCGACTCCACAGCCGTCCACGCCGCGCGGCGGCGCCTCGACAAGACTCTTCCCAAGGTTCGGGACGAACTCTTCGAGGGCCAGACACCGAACGTGCACCAGTACATCGACGTCGCGGCCCGGCAGTTCGGAGGCGAGTTCTTCAATGCCCTGGCACAGTACGTCAGGACGAGAGAGGGCGGCCCTACCTACATCCGCCGGTGCATGCATGCGACCTTGCGTGACTCGCTAGCGCTGTACAGCGCCCTGACGAAGGGGGCCGAGCATTGA
- a CDS encoding PhzF family phenazine biosynthesis protein: MKLYRAAAFSSGGKGGNPAGVAICSRALSESTMQALARDVGYSEVAFLHPEGGSWRVRYFAPEIEIPFCGHATIAAGAILGLNHGVGQYDLKTNLANVPVVASMSNAGWMARFVSPRTFTRELAPLHVERLRDCFGLAADELDAGLPPRLMNAGANHALIALRSRRRLSHMGYAFSELLQVKRELDLATVTLVYRESDDVFHARNPFAAGGVYEDPATGAAAAALAGYLRDLGIKRSGSLRIIQGEDMGRRSEIFVDYDAARGTGVRIAGEVSVWGGSELDARLMAVD; the protein is encoded by the coding sequence ATGAAGCTCTATCGTGCAGCGGCGTTCTCATCAGGTGGCAAAGGTGGCAACCCGGCCGGCGTGGCCATATGCAGCAGGGCGCTTTCCGAATCGACCATGCAAGCCTTGGCGCGGGATGTCGGCTACTCCGAGGTCGCGTTCCTCCATCCGGAGGGAGGCTCATGGCGAGTGCGCTACTTTGCACCGGAGATCGAGATTCCCTTCTGCGGTCATGCCACGATCGCAGCCGGCGCCATTCTGGGACTCAACCACGGCGTGGGGCAGTACGACCTGAAGACCAACCTCGCCAATGTCCCTGTGGTGGCCTCCATGTCCAATGCGGGATGGATGGCGCGGTTTGTGTCGCCCCGTACGTTCACCCGTGAACTGGCACCATTGCATGTCGAACGCCTGCGCGACTGCTTTGGCCTGGCAGCAGACGAGCTGGACGCGGGACTGCCACCGCGCTTGATGAACGCTGGTGCCAATCACGCGCTCATCGCCCTGCGGTCCAGGCGTCGGCTCTCGCACATGGGGTATGCGTTCAGCGAGTTGCTGCAGGTCAAACGGGAGCTTGATCTCGCCACCGTGACCCTCGTGTACCGCGAAAGCGATGATGTGTTTCATGCGCGGAACCCTTTCGCCGCGGGTGGGGTGTACGAAGATCCGGCTACCGGCGCGGCCGCTGCTGCGCTGGCTGGCTACTTGCGTGATCTCGGTATCAAGCGCAGCGGATCACTGCGCATCATCCAGGGCGAAGACATGGGCCGACGCAGCGAAATCTTTGTCGACTACGACGCCGCGCGGGGGACTGGTGTCCGAATTGCTGGAGAGGTGTCCGTGTGGGGAGGCAGCGAGCTCGATGCGCGTTTGATGGCCGTGGATTGA
- a CDS encoding LysE family translocator, producing the protein MSEVASLLAIGVALLIGAASPGPSFIMVVQSAASCGRRAGLQAALGMGLGGLIFAVVALLGLSTTLVAAPKVFAALKLAGAAYLGYLAIRLWRGANQPLEVQNILSTGRSTASPRHFLLGFFTQISNPKTAIVYASVFATLLPPSPDIEFHLLVAILVFTIEAGWYATVALILSSDGAQAVYVRCKLWIDRLSGVTMGLLAARLAGSVIGNDR; encoded by the coding sequence ATGAGCGAAGTTGCATCGTTGCTTGCCATCGGCGTCGCCCTGCTCATCGGAGCCGCCAGCCCAGGACCCAGTTTCATCATGGTCGTGCAGTCAGCAGCGTCGTGTGGCCGGCGTGCCGGCTTGCAAGCGGCGCTGGGCATGGGACTGGGTGGCCTGATCTTCGCGGTCGTCGCTCTGCTCGGGCTGAGTACAACACTCGTCGCAGCGCCAAAGGTCTTCGCCGCGTTGAAGCTGGCAGGAGCGGCCTACCTCGGCTATCTCGCGATCCGGCTTTGGCGAGGCGCCAATCAGCCGCTGGAGGTTCAAAACATCTTGTCGACCGGACGCTCGACTGCGTCGCCGCGACACTTTTTGCTTGGCTTCTTCACCCAGATCAGCAACCCCAAGACCGCCATCGTCTACGCCAGCGTCTTTGCGACGCTGCTTCCCCCCTCGCCAGACATCGAGTTCCACCTTCTGGTGGCCATACTAGTCTTTACCATCGAGGCAGGCTGGTACGCGACAGTCGCATTGATTCTCTCGTCTGACGGCGCTCAGGCTGTCTATGTGCGCTGCAAATTGTGGATTGACAGGCTGTCTGGAGTCACGATGGGCTTATTGGCGGCGAGGCTGGCAGGGTCGGTGATCGGGAACGACCGATGA
- a CDS encoding DMT family transporter, giving the protein MAHLQHSASVTPTAWLSATGVGVACGLMTALIWSTWAIATRHAVTSSLGPGDVTFLRFAVSGLLLLPVLWLGRHQLRGVRPLLLLAMVTGAGAPFMLSTSTGMQFAPASHVATLMIGTMPVFVAILSSTLYGQHLSRTQVYGMVLVLMGIVFIGGHSVVFNRQAGEWRGDALFLFAGFLFAAYTVAQRNSGVSPWVATALVNVVSAAVFTPVYLLWMTPKLAQAPMQEVITQVAAQGIAVSILALWLFSEAVKRLGATRAAVIGALCPALTAVLGIFLIREIPSIATLAGVTAVMLGVLTVVFNQPRT; this is encoded by the coding sequence ATGGCCCATCTTCAGCATTCCGCCAGCGTCACCCCCACGGCGTGGCTCTCGGCAACCGGCGTCGGCGTCGCATGCGGGCTCATGACGGCATTGATCTGGTCGACATGGGCCATCGCCACCCGGCACGCAGTGACCAGCTCGCTGGGACCGGGCGATGTGACCTTTCTTCGCTTTGCGGTGTCTGGCCTGCTGTTGCTGCCCGTCCTCTGGCTCGGCCGCCATCAACTGCGGGGCGTTCGCCCCTTGCTTCTGTTGGCCATGGTGACGGGGGCGGGTGCTCCCTTCATGCTGTCGACGTCCACCGGCATGCAGTTCGCGCCGGCGTCACACGTCGCCACGCTGATGATCGGCACCATGCCGGTGTTCGTGGCCATTCTTTCGTCCACCCTCTATGGGCAGCATCTGTCTCGCACGCAGGTGTACGGCATGGTGCTGGTGCTGATGGGCATCGTGTTCATTGGCGGCCACTCCGTGGTGTTCAACCGGCAGGCCGGCGAGTGGCGCGGAGACGCCCTGTTCTTGTTTGCCGGATTCCTTTTCGCCGCATACACCGTTGCGCAGCGGAACTCGGGCGTCTCCCCCTGGGTGGCGACAGCCCTCGTCAACGTGGTCTCCGCTGCCGTGTTCACCCCTGTTTACCTGCTGTGGATGACGCCGAAGCTGGCCCAGGCCCCCATGCAGGAAGTGATCACCCAGGTGGCCGCCCAGGGCATCGCGGTGTCCATCCTGGCGCTCTGGCTATTCTCGGAGGCCGTGAAGCGCCTGGGCGCCACGCGTGCCGCGGTGATCGGAGCCCTGTGCCCCGCACTCACCGCCGTGCTCGGCATCTTCCTGATCCGGGAGATCCCGTCGATCGCGACCCTGGCCGGCGTGACCGCGGTGATGCTGGGCGTGCTGACCGTGGTCTTCAATCAACCACGTACTTGA
- a CDS encoding DUF2917 domain-containing protein, whose protein sequence is MDHSATHQTHPTTPVHLVGQVPVEVHLPVGSEIECVGGHLWFTVRPPDSNFFVDDKFLVAGEKFLASQNLRIWISSFRGEPAGYRLRLGVHLK, encoded by the coding sequence ATGGACCACAGCGCCACGCATCAAACCCACCCGACGACGCCTGTTCACCTCGTCGGCCAGGTTCCCGTCGAAGTCCACCTGCCCGTCGGTTCCGAGATCGAATGTGTGGGGGGACATCTGTGGTTCACGGTGCGCCCGCCCGACAGCAACTTCTTTGTCGACGACAAATTCCTGGTAGCGGGCGAGAAGTTCCTGGCCTCGCAGAACCTCAGGATATGGATCTCCAGTTTCAGGGGAGAGCCCGCGGGTTATCGCTTGAGGCTTGGTGTGCATCTGAAGTAG
- a CDS encoding DEAD/DEAH box helicase — protein sequence MSTKQLEPAYTFFYAPTKLAAPQRRDAADALAKVKAYAPDPPNERQADAIAHSFSDRLSMLWGPPGTGKTATLGVLALSWLEDAIARGTGLRIGIGASNYNAIDNVLRTCAELLETRRCANGAMHARVLRIRSSSSEPRDIEGVEDIDRWKERGWLPGLLAAADDLLVVGGTHQQLLKLTTGKDTPASQIGAPWFDLLIIDEASQVASAAALAYMCLLRPDAHVVVCGDDRQLGPVYQYKVEDSRSGLLDCIFSYYRLAHQIKPVNLAKNYRSNEAISGWPSRRFYEDDYESHHKMRRLDVKPLPASQPESWPAMPPWSPHWQELLDPEKPVLVVCYDDNTSTVSNLFEAQVAAALVHEYSAMLSAVNGGSVPQDFWQERVGLVTPHRAQIATIRNLLGSTLDVAVLDSSFIDTVDRFQGQERDLIVASYTVSDPDFIASEEEFILDPRRFNVTLTRARMKFVMLISKSLLSHLPADDTIARGAAHLQLFPDGYCSPAGSVDLPYIDATGTTRTRRCQLYARALAVPSPTTL from the coding sequence ATGAGCACGAAGCAGTTGGAACCCGCGTACACCTTCTTCTACGCGCCCACCAAGTTAGCCGCACCCCAGCGGCGCGATGCCGCCGACGCGCTGGCGAAGGTGAAGGCCTACGCACCCGACCCGCCGAACGAGCGGCAAGCCGACGCCATTGCCCACTCGTTCAGCGATCGACTGTCCATGCTCTGGGGGCCGCCCGGCACCGGCAAGACGGCAACCCTCGGCGTTCTCGCGCTGTCATGGCTGGAGGATGCGATCGCACGCGGAACAGGTCTGCGAATCGGCATCGGCGCTTCTAACTACAACGCGATCGACAACGTCCTCAGAACATGCGCCGAGCTGCTCGAGACGCGTCGCTGCGCCAATGGAGCGATGCATGCCAGAGTCCTCCGCATTCGATCCAGTTCCAGCGAACCGCGGGACATCGAGGGGGTCGAGGACATCGATCGATGGAAGGAACGCGGTTGGCTTCCAGGACTCCTTGCCGCCGCGGACGACCTCTTGGTGGTGGGAGGAACCCACCAACAGCTCCTGAAGCTCACGACCGGTAAGGACACCCCTGCTTCGCAGATCGGAGCGCCTTGGTTCGACCTGCTGATCATCGACGAGGCGTCCCAGGTGGCGTCGGCCGCTGCGTTGGCCTACATGTGCTTGCTCAGGCCCGACGCACACGTCGTCGTCTGCGGCGACGATCGGCAACTCGGCCCGGTCTACCAGTACAAGGTCGAGGACTCGCGTTCGGGTCTGCTCGACTGCATTTTTTCTTACTACCGGCTCGCCCATCAGATCAAGCCTGTCAACCTGGCGAAGAACTACCGGTCGAACGAGGCGATCTCCGGCTGGCCGTCGCGCCGATTTTACGAGGACGACTATGAGTCGCATCACAAGATGCGCCGCTTGGACGTCAAACCCTTGCCTGCAAGCCAGCCCGAGTCGTGGCCTGCGATGCCGCCTTGGTCGCCGCACTGGCAAGAGTTGCTCGACCCTGAAAAGCCTGTCCTAGTGGTCTGCTACGACGACAACACGAGCACCGTGTCCAACCTATTCGAGGCGCAGGTTGCCGCGGCCTTGGTACATGAATACAGCGCGATGCTGAGTGCCGTAAATGGGGGCAGCGTGCCACAAGACTTCTGGCAAGAGCGGGTCGGTTTGGTCACACCGCACCGGGCGCAGATCGCGACGATTCGCAACCTTCTTGGGTCGACGCTGGACGTGGCCGTGCTCGACTCGTCCTTTATTGACACCGTCGACCGGTTCCAAGGCCAGGAGCGCGACCTCATCGTCGCCAGCTACACGGTTTCGGACCCGGACTTCATTGCGTCCGAGGAGGAGTTCATCCTCGATCCGCGGCGTTTCAACGTGACGCTCACGCGTGCGCGCATGAAGTTCGTCATGCTCATCAGCAAGTCATTGCTGTCTCATCTGCCCGCGGACGACACTATCGCCCGCGGCGCAGCGCACCTGCAGCTCTTCCCAGATGGCTACTGCTCGCCTGCTGGCTCGGTCGACCTGCCCTACATCGACGCGACCGGCACAACCAGGACGCGGCGCTGCCAGCTTTACGCTCGCGCGCTGGCAGTGCCCTCACCTACCACTCTCTGA